In Sphingobacterium sp. lm-10, the DNA window TGAAAACTGCCCGATGGAAGGATGGCGCTCAGCGCGGTATACGTCTACGTTCAATAATTTGTCTGGCGTACTAGCTGCGCGTAAATTAATGTATGCGCTAATAGATAGCCCAGCACATGGGGAGATCTACGATCCTTCGCACGATATATGGCAAAATACAAATCCAGTATCCGTTATTCAGCACACGGAAATCTCTCGCCTGAAACGCATACATGTTAAGACCACACGTAACCTGCATAACGCTGCAAGAATTCAGTGGGGGGGCATGTATCCCATGCAGCAGGTAGAAGCATCACTGGCTGAACGAGCGGGTGTTTCTATTCCTAAAAATGATTGGGATAGACACCATTACGAGGCGATGCTTCCTGGGTTTGGTGGGAGCGATCACATGGATTGGAATGCATTTACCACTACGTTAAAGGAACTAGGGTACGATGGTGTATATGAAATTGAGAACGAAGCCAAAAACTCCAAAGATACCGGCATAGGGGCAGCTGTCGACCAAGGAATCAAATCTTGTGTGAATTATCTGTCGCCGTTGTTATGGCCGCTGAGTGAAGAAGGATACGTACGTCCTGTACATGTACCCTTACAACAATTAACGGCCAAGAATGTGGCCGTAGTAGAGATGAAAGATTTAGCGTAGTTACTCTTCGTTTAATTTAAAAAGTTCAATGAGTTCTGGGATATTGTTGACGTTCAGC includes these proteins:
- a CDS encoding TIM barrel protein, yielding MKQENAIWLMSSAYDTLNQQQLIEKAVDLGVQGIDLCVFRTDSDRTDHTATHLAYQSFDAEDAAKLIELFNKNELRMSLGAFDNMIGGEASERIKNQNHLLRLIRIAHLLGGDANDIIVGTFVGYNHELGSMEDGFQRNLDEYKRVFAPIVKYAEDLGVTIAYENCPMEGWRSARYTSTFNNLSGVLAARKLMYALIDSPAHGEIYDPSHDIWQNTNPVSVIQHTEISRLKRIHVKTTRNLHNAARIQWGGMYPMQQVEASLAERAGVSIPKNDWDRHHYEAMLPGFGGSDHMDWNAFTTTLKELGYDGVYEIENEAKNSKDTGIGAAVDQGIKSCVNYLSPLLWPLSEEGYVRPVHVPLQQLTAKNVAVVEMKDLA